DNA from Marinagarivorans cellulosilyticus:
ACGCTTGGCTTTTAAAACGCCCCTCCCAGAAACGACCGGTGCATTTATTTTCGGCGTTGGCTAGTCGTGCGATATGTTCATTTAAACATCGCATAAACCAGCTAATGTCACATAAGCGGCTTCGCCATTCAGCGATTAACTCATCGGCCTTCCATTGTTCCGCATCACTCAACGGTTTATTTTTTAACACTTTAAGGGTTAAATCATGGCCTTTAAATAGCTGCATCCAGCGGCGAATAACGGCTTTATCACTCCAATCATCGGCCTTGGGCTTATCCATATGTAATACAAGGTGGTAGTGGTTTGACATCACTGCATACGCCGCCACATCAATCGCAAAAATATCGGCTAGCTCAGCTAATTTATCCGTTATCCACACCTTACGGTGCGAGTAATCCGCACCCGTTAACTGATCTTCACCAAATAGCCATCCTCGGCGAACTGCCCTGCAATAGCAGTGGTACCATGGGGTTTGATCTAGCGACATAATTAACTTTCTGGGCTTTGTCATCATCCACTCCAGTAAACAGCTCTTATTTAGGTATAGCAAAACCCCTCTTAAATGCGAGACCGTTCGTCGGTGTTATGGGTGTCCCATATTCCTTTACTAAAATACCCCGCCGCGAGCGCCCAGTCGCTAACCACTTACTGGTAAAGATCGATTAACGCTCGGAAAACCCCAGGGCTAAAACCTGATGTGCATAATTTAAAACATTGAAAAAGGCGACCATTTTTAACGTAGTCGCCTTTTTTGGTTTTTAACTTTCTATTTGGGTGAATGGAAATGAAGAACCTTGAACATTAATGTTAAATGTCATAATGCCTTCTTCATTCTTTGCAAAGGTTAGATCATAATCAACACCGTTTGCATAAAACTCAGTTTTAGAGTTTGCACGTAAGTGAATAAGTGGAGCGCCGGGAAGTTCTAGGTATAGCTTGCAGTCTTTTACTTGTAGTGTGAGTAAAGGGAGGCCCGGAAAGCTTTCGTAGTTGCCTGCGTATTGATTGAGTAATTCTTTATTAAGCTTTAACGATCGGCGTTTGAATACATATTGGTAACCGTGGGTATAGCCAATAGGTTCGACGCCTGCATGGCCTACGCCGTTGCTAATTTTTAGTTTAGATCGTAAGCCTTTTAGTTGTTTACTTTTAAGCGAAGATACAAATGTTGCGACTTGTTCTTTGTTAAAATCTAGACTGCCTACACCAAAATAAGCACGTGTTCCGTTTAAGGTGCGGGTATTTTCAATTTCAGCAAGTCGGCGGTCAAAATATTCTTGTTCAATATTATAAGGCGCTGATAGTGCCACGTAGCCCGCGAATAAATAAGGCTTTTCGAGCATTGCGTAGGTGGTGAATAGCCCGCCGAGAGAAGAGCCTGTTAATACCCGTTCGCCGTTGCCACGGTAAAGTGATTCCACCTGAGGAATAATTTCTTCTTCTATCGCTTGCAGAAAGTCGCTTGCACCACCGCTTAATTGCACACCTGGAATTTCGCTCGGGGTAAAATCGCGGCCCCTTAATTGGTTGGGATTGTCGCCTTCTGCACCCCAGGTAATAGCCGCAACAATGGCTTCTGGAATCATACCGTCATAACCGATTTTGCCAACGATGTCGGTTGCCATAGTGAAATTCCATTGGCCATCAAGGACATAAATAATTGGGTATTCTTGGTCCGGCTGACTGTGATAACTACCGGGAACTGATATGCGTACTTCGTAGAGTTGATCCACAATAGTGGATTGTATTTTATGAACCCTGGCGCCCTCGACAACGTAAGCCTCGCCTTCGATAGACGCCATAATGTCGATGTTTTCTTGTGCTAGTGCTTGGCCCCCGAATAGGCAGCTTGCAGCTAATACTAGCGCAGCAGATCTGAAAAAACTTTTCATTGTTATCTCCATATATGATTGTATTTTAGTTAGCAACTTACCTCGTCGCACCTACTAGCTGGACAGTTTGGCAGGCGATGGCTTTGATAGTGCGCCGCCAATAAGTTCACTTAATATGAGTGTCTAAATGGTTTTTCTGATAGGTTTTGATAA
Protein-coding regions in this window:
- a CDS encoding alpha/beta hydrolase; protein product: MKSFFRSAALVLAASCLFGGQALAQENIDIMASIEGEAYVVEGARVHKIQSTIVDQLYEVRISVPGSYHSQPDQEYPIIYVLDGQWNFTMATDIVGKIGYDGMIPEAIVAAITWGAEGDNPNQLRGRDFTPSEIPGVQLSGGASDFLQAIEEEIIPQVESLYRGNGERVLTGSSLGGLFTTYAMLEKPYLFAGYVALSAPYNIEQEYFDRRLAEIENTRTLNGTRAYFGVGSLDFNKEQVATFVSSLKSKQLKGLRSKLKISNGVGHAGVEPIGYTHGYQYVFKRRSLKLNKELLNQYAGNYESFPGLPLLTLQVKDCKLYLELPGAPLIHLRANSKTEFYANGVDYDLTFAKNEEGIMTFNINVQGSSFPFTQIES